CAAAATACAGGAGCTTCAGGCTGGAACAGGGCTTGAATATACCGACAGCGGTAAACTGCTCGGGCATCTTGTTCTCGGTGTCGAAATCCTGAATGTATACATCTCTAAAATAGACGGTTTTCCTGCGGAAACAAAGTTTTTGCTTAATCATATGATCCTGAGCCATCACGGATTTCTTGAGTTTGGCTCACCAAAGAAGCCCAAAACACCTGAAGCGTTCATACTTCATCATCTCGATGATATGGATGCAAAACTTAATACGTTCGCCTCTATTTTTGAGAAAGAGGGAGTTGAGTCAGGGTGGAGCGGCTATGACAGACTGCTTGAAAGACAATTATATAAACACAGCTAATTATTTTTGCGGAGGGCATAATGCTCAGTAAGATCAGGATGTTTTTTCAGCGCGCACTTATCGCAGGTATTCTTGCGACTTTACCGCTTGCTGTAACCTATTGGTTCATAACATTCGTATTTCAGAAATTTTCAGGTTTCTTTCTCCCATACCTTGTAATGCTGACACAGAAGTTTGATGTTTCAATGCCTTACTCAGTTCAAAAGATTATATCATTTTCAGTGATAATCTTTCTCCTGATTACGATAGGGCTCTTTGCCAGAAACTACTTAGGGCGTAAAATACTTGGCCTTATCCAGTATATAGCGGAAAATATTCCGATAGTCCGAAGCGTCTACTCTTCTATCAGACAGATAGTGGATGCGTTTCAGACCACAAGCGGTTCCAGCTTTAAAAAAGTTGTTATGATTGAATACCCGAGAAAAGGACTTTACAGTTTCGGCTTTATAACTAAAGACTCATCAGAGTTTCTGAATAAAGCAACAGGCGAGGTCTGCGTAAATATTTTTATTCCGACCACTCCGAACCCTACATCAGGTTTTATACTCATAGTGCCGAAAAGTGAAGTCATAGACCCAGAAATACCTATCGAAGACGGCATAAAGTTTATTATCTCTGCTGGGCTTGTTGAGCCTTTTGACACAAATTCTGTTCCTATGAACGGCAAAAACGGCAAACGTAACGGAAAATAAACAGGAGTAAGAATTGTTTGTAAACCTTGGACTTGTGGGACAGCCTCTTCAGCACTCTTTCTCTCCGTTTATTCAGACCTGCTTTTTGAAAAGCAGCGGGATTAACGGTGGCTTCTGTTGTTTTGAGACTGACGGCGGAGAATCGTTGAAGGAAACATTTCTCACGCTGCGACAGTATGGTTTTAAAGGTGTAAATGTTACTGTTCCACATAAGCAGGCTGTTATTGATATCGTTGACACGCTCGATCCTGTTGCAGAGACAGTGGGCGCTGTGAATACTGTGCGGATAGGTGACAGGCTTGAGGGGTTTAACACTGATGCAGAGGGGTTTGAAAGGATGCTTCTGGATGCCGGGTATGACCTGAGCGGAAAGGATGTGCTCCTCTTGGGCTGTGGCGGTGCGTCCATGGCTGTATTATATGTTTTAAAAAAATATAATGTAAGGCTCACTGTGGTTAATAGAACTCTTTCAAAAGCAGAAGCAGTTCTTAAGTCTATGAGCTTTGACAATGTGCAATTGCAGGATTATAATTTTATAAAGGGTGACAGTGGATTTCACTATGTCATCAACGGAACCTCAATAGGGCTGGAGGATGGAAACTTTCCGGACATGAACCGTGTGGAGTGTTCCTGTGCATCTGTGGACTTGCAGTATAAGAAAGGACTTACCCCTTTTCTACAATCGATGCGGGGTTCATCATGCGGCTTACTAGACGGCTTTTCTATGCTTGTCTATCAGGCAGCGAAAGCTTTTGAAATATGGACGGGGGTTTATCCTGAGTTTTCTGTTGAAACCATTAGCGGAGAACTCGGACTCAGCTAAGGAGATATAAAATGTATAATCTGCAGGAACTACTGGCTAGAATGGTTCAGGAAGGCGCAAGCGACCTGCATATTACAGCAGGCACACCGCCTGTGCTGAGGATAAACGGCAGCCTTGTCCGTATGGACGGCGCTCCTATGACCGGAGCCGACACAAAGTCTTTATGTTTCAGTATTCTGAACGACCAGCAAAAAAAACGCTTTGAAGATGACTGGGAACTTGATTTCTCTTTCGGAGTGGAGAATCTCAGCAGATTCCGTGTGAATGTCTTTATGCAAAGGGGAGCTGTAGCCGCAGCTTTCAGAGTTATACCCTATGATATCCGTGCTTTTGACCAGCTTAACCTGCCCCCTGTTGTGCAGGAGCTTTGTAAACGTCCGAGGGGGCTTGTCCTTGTTACCGGTCCAACCGGAAGCGGTAAGTCAACGACCCTTGCAGCTATGATAGATAAGATTAATTCTGAAGACCCTGTACATATTCTGACTGTGGAAGATCCTATCGAATTTATCCACCAGCATAAGGTGGCAACTGTAAACCAGCGTGAGCTTAACTCAGATACAAAATCGTTTAAATCAGCCCTTAAGTATTTACTGCGTCAGGATCCTGATGTATGCCTTATTGGTGAAATGCGCGACACAGAGACTATAGAGGCCGCGATGACTATTGCAGAGACAGGGCATCTTTGTATGGGGACACTTCATACTAACAGTGCAGTACAGACTGTTAACCGTATAATCGATGTTTTCCCACCCTATCAGCAGTCCCAGATAAGGGCTTTACTGTCCTTTGTTCTCGAAGGTGTAATCTCTCAACAACTGGTACAGACAGCCGACGGAAAAGGGCGTGTCATGATGTGTGAGGTGCTTGTTCCTACATCAGCCATCCGCAACCTAATCAGGGAAGACAAACTTCATCAGGTTTACGGTGCGATGCAGACAGGGCAGGGGGAGCATGGTATGCAGACAATGAGTCAATCTCTGCTCGCTGCTTTTAAAAATGGTTTGATAACAAAAAATGAGGCGATCGCAAGAGCTGTTTATCCAGAAGAAGTCAGACAGATGCTTAAACGCGAAGGCTTATAGATTCCCACGGCGAAAAAAAAACTGTGGTTTTATTGCTTCGCACGTGATTAACACACGAAGTTACAACTTCGTTGTCAAAGCCAGAGCATATGCAAAATACGTCACTGCGAAGCCCGCAGGGGTGTGGCAGTCTCTGGACTTGTTAGTTAATCCTGAGATTGCTTCGTCATTACATTCCTCGCAATGACATGTAAGCTCTAAAGCTGTGATTAGCACGTGCTTAACACACGAATTTACAACTTCGTTGTCACAGCCAGAGCATATGCAAAATACGTCACTGCGAAGCCCGCAGGGGTGTGGCAGTCTCTGAACTCGTTAGTTAACCCTGAGATTGCTTCGTCATTACATTCCTCGCAATGACTTGTAAGCTCTAAAGCTGTGATTAGCTCATTCATACACGCATAAATGCGTGGTGCTATGTCTTCTACCGCATAAATTGAAACGAGGGGTGCGTAGAAACAACCCTCAGGTTGTACTTGATTTTTATCAAATATCCTGTTCGATGATTCTTTCAACGTCTGCCACTGCTCTGTGTATGTCGAATTTTGCATTATTGTAAGTATTTTCTGCCCTTGTCAGCATAACTCTAGCATCCAGAAGGTCAGTGTTTGTAGCAACTTTCTGCTTGAATTGATTTTGCGTTATGCGGTAGTTCTCCTGTGCTGATTCAAGCTCACTTTCTGCTGATGTCAGGCTCGCTTTTGCAAGGTCAAAATTCTCGAGAGCATTTTTTAACTGAAGGCTCATGTTCGCCTTTGTTTCGCGCATAGTATTTATCATAGAAAGCTTATCTTCCTGAAGGGATCTTGTTGTGTTGTATTTATTCAGCCCGTCAAAAACACTTAAGTTAACTTTAAGGGACAGGACAGTTTCGTTGTCATAAGTGTAATCTCTGCCTGATGGGGACATATCTTCTCCATAGGTGTTGTAAGCTGCTCCGATCTCAACACTGGGCAAATAGCCGCCTTTAGTTGACTTTATACTGTAATTCTTTGCATTTATAAGTTCATTCAGATATTTAAGCTCGCTTCTGTTCGTAACCATAATTTCCCGCAGAGTTTTGTATGTTCCGATTTCTTCAGGGTATGAGGAGAGGGGGATAAATCTTTCTCCACTGTCCAGCTCGGTATTCATTAGTTTTTCAAGGTTAAAAACGGCTGTCCGCACTGAGCTTTTGGCTGACAGAACATTCTGCATGCTGGATGCGAGTTCTGCCTTGACCTTAAGAACTTCATTTTTGGCGACGTATCCAACTTCGTAAGATAAGGTTGTATCCTTCAGTTGATTTTCGAGAAGCACATATGCATTGTTAGCAACTGTTACCCGGTCTATAGCTGCAAGAACATCTATAAAAGCTTTTCTGGCAGAAAGGATTATGTCCTGCTTCACTGCTTCAGTATTATATTTCTGGGCGGCGAAAGAGCTTTTTGCAGCTTTAAGGCTGTACATATCGCTGAAACCGTTAAAGAGGTTGTATCCTACAGACAATGTGAATGTTGCAATTTCATCTTCCACATATCCGTATGCCTTTTCTGAACTGTTGAGGTAAGAATATTCAGCTTCAACCTGCGGCATATAAGGCGTTTTGGCTTTTTCAGCTATATATTTGCTGGCAAGGGCTTCATGTTGGCTTGCGAGCATTTGAAAGTTTTTTTCAAGAGCCGTCTGCACAGCTTCATCCATGGTAAGTGAATAAGAATAAGTTACTGTCAGCAGGACAGTTAGTAGAGTAATAAGGTGTTTAAACATTTGTTTAGCCTCCAGTTTCACAAACTTTATCATAAACATTACTAAAGTTGGTATAAAAAAGATGCAAAAATGTGAAGTTTTTTTCGTGTTTAACGCAAAGCATTGTAATTAAAGAAATAATTTCTGATAAAAACATCTATTATGTTGAAAGGTTGTGCTGTATTCTGTAATATATTTAATTTTGAGAATAAAGACATAAAGATATTGGCGATAGTTGCTATGCGTACAATTAATGATGGTGTTGAAGGAAATTCAAATAACCTTTGTCTGGCTATTTTGCTCCTTTGATGTTTTTGATAAGAGTTTTCACAACCCGTTTTGCCATTTCGTGATCTTCGTCTGATATGTCTTTGAAAAAGTTCTCTCTATACCCTTGAATAATAGGTTCGACAGGTAGCAGTGCTTCCTTGCCGGCATCGGTGACAAAAACGTGGGTAACTCTTCTGTCTTTGCGGTTTTTGACCTTTTTAACGTATTTCTTCTTTACAAGCCTGTTAACAACACCGGTTGTGGTCGGTTTGTCGAAATAGAGGAGCTG
This window of the Denitrovibrio acetiphilus DSM 12809 genome carries:
- a CDS encoding DUF502 domain-containing protein produces the protein MLSKIRMFFQRALIAGILATLPLAVTYWFITFVFQKFSGFFLPYLVMLTQKFDVSMPYSVQKIISFSVIIFLLITIGLFARNYLGRKILGLIQYIAENIPIVRSVYSSIRQIVDAFQTTSGSSFKKVVMIEYPRKGLYSFGFITKDSSEFLNKATGEVCVNIFIPTTPNPTSGFILIVPKSEVIDPEIPIEDGIKFIISAGLVEPFDTNSVPMNGKNGKRNGK
- the aroE gene encoding shikimate dehydrogenase, producing MFVNLGLVGQPLQHSFSPFIQTCFLKSSGINGGFCCFETDGGESLKETFLTLRQYGFKGVNVTVPHKQAVIDIVDTLDPVAETVGAVNTVRIGDRLEGFNTDAEGFERMLLDAGYDLSGKDVLLLGCGGASMAVLYVLKKYNVRLTVVNRTLSKAEAVLKSMSFDNVQLQDYNFIKGDSGFHYVINGTSIGLEDGNFPDMNRVECSCASVDLQYKKGLTPFLQSMRGSSCGLLDGFSMLVYQAAKAFEIWTGVYPEFSVETISGELGLS
- a CDS encoding type IV pilus twitching motility protein PilT translates to MYNLQELLARMVQEGASDLHITAGTPPVLRINGSLVRMDGAPMTGADTKSLCFSILNDQQKKRFEDDWELDFSFGVENLSRFRVNVFMQRGAVAAAFRVIPYDIRAFDQLNLPPVVQELCKRPRGLVLVTGPTGSGKSTTLAAMIDKINSEDPVHILTVEDPIEFIHQHKVATVNQRELNSDTKSFKSALKYLLRQDPDVCLIGEMRDTETIEAAMTIAETGHLCMGTLHTNSAVQTVNRIIDVFPPYQQSQIRALLSFVLEGVISQQLVQTADGKGRVMMCEVLVPTSAIRNLIREDKLHQVYGAMQTGQGEHGMQTMSQSLLAAFKNGLITKNEAIARAVYPEEVRQMLKREGL
- a CDS encoding TolC family protein, yielding MFKHLITLLTVLLTVTYSYSLTMDEAVQTALEKNFQMLASQHEALASKYIAEKAKTPYMPQVEAEYSYLNSSEKAYGYVEDEIATFTLSVGYNLFNGFSDMYSLKAAKSSFAAQKYNTEAVKQDIILSARKAFIDVLAAIDRVTVANNAYVLLENQLKDTTLSYEVGYVAKNEVLKVKAELASSMQNVLSAKSSVRTAVFNLEKLMNTELDSGERFIPLSSYPEEIGTYKTLREIMVTNRSELKYLNELINAKNYSIKSTKGGYLPSVEIGAAYNTYGEDMSPSGRDYTYDNETVLSLKVNLSVFDGLNKYNTTRSLQEDKLSMINTMRETKANMSLQLKNALENFDLAKASLTSAESELESAQENYRITQNQFKQKVATNTDLLDARVMLTRAENTYNNAKFDIHRAVADVERIIEQDI
- a CDS encoding MarR family winged helix-turn-helix transcriptional regulator — its product is MLGLDDSLLFLINRSSTLARQEFESKLRQFDLTPAQWAVLIRLSEQDGLNMTELGQLLYFDKPTTTGVVNRLVKKKYVKKVKNRKDRRVTHVFVTDAGKEALLPVEPIIQGYRENFFKDISDEDHEMAKRVVKTLIKNIKGAK